A genomic region of Thermodesulfobium narugense DSM 14796 contains the following coding sequences:
- a CDS encoding branched-chain amino acid ABC transporter substrate-binding protein: MKRFGLYGLFFVLIGIGIFLISGCAGQQNKPAGESNVIKIGFAAPLSGSQAEMGTYLKNGALMAIDKINAKGGINGKKLELVAMDDKADPKEAVSVAQKFAADPSIVAVIGHLNSGASIPASAIYHQAGLVMVSPSSTNPKLTEQGFNNVFRVCTTDAMQGPFAAKFVKDKLKKDTAVVLDDKTAYGQGLADEFAKAFQADGGKILMREGINQGDKDFTALLTKIKSLNPQVIYFGGMYPEAGQMVKQMKSLGMNKIDFVSGDGVEDPAFIKIAGADANGTYASNVGPAIEKIPGAKAFIDEYTKKFGNPPGPYALFGYDAALAVITALEKAPKPDRADVLKVMPTVSFEGMLGKTSFDSKGDTTNKILTMFVVKDEKWQPVD; this comes from the coding sequence GTGAAACGTTTTGGGTTGTATGGGTTGTTTTTTGTTTTGATTGGAATTGGAATTTTTCTAATTTCGGGGTGTGCAGGCCAACAAAACAAGCCAGCAGGCGAATCTAATGTTATAAAAATTGGCTTTGCTGCACCACTAAGCGGTTCTCAAGCTGAAATGGGCACGTATCTTAAGAATGGTGCGCTTATGGCCATTGACAAGATAAATGCAAAGGGCGGAATCAATGGCAAAAAGCTTGAGCTTGTTGCAATGGATGACAAGGCCGATCCAAAAGAAGCTGTATCAGTTGCGCAAAAATTTGCTGCAGATCCATCAATAGTAGCCGTTATAGGACATCTTAATTCAGGAGCTTCTATACCTGCTTCTGCTATTTATCATCAGGCGGGACTTGTGATGGTTTCTCCATCTTCAACTAATCCCAAGCTTACTGAACAGGGATTTAACAACGTATTTAGAGTTTGTACTACCGATGCTATGCAAGGTCCTTTTGCCGCAAAGTTTGTAAAGGACAAGTTGAAAAAGGATACGGCAGTTGTTTTAGATGACAAGACAGCATATGGGCAGGGGCTTGCAGATGAGTTTGCAAAAGCATTTCAAGCGGATGGCGGAAAGATATTGATGAGAGAGGGTATAAACCAGGGAGACAAAGATTTTACTGCTCTTTTGACAAAGATAAAATCTCTGAATCCTCAGGTTATTTATTTTGGAGGCATGTATCCTGAAGCAGGTCAAATGGTTAAACAGATGAAGTCTCTTGGTATGAACAAGATAGACTTTGTAAGCGGAGACGGAGTAGAGGATCCTGCTTTTATAAAGATTGCTGGTGCGGATGCTAATGGCACTTATGCAAGTAACGTTGGTCCTGCAATTGAGAAGATTCCTGGAGCAAAAGCATTTATTGACGAGTATACAAAGAAATTTGGAAATCCTCCTGGACCATATGCGCTTTTTGGTTACGATGCAGCTCTTGCGGTAATTACTGCTCTCGAAAAGGCGCCCAAACCAGATAGGGCAGATGTATTGAAAGTTATGCCTACTGTAAGTTTCGAGGGAATGCTTGGGAAGACATCTTTTGACAGCAAGGGTGACACTACAAACAAGATTCTTACGATGTTTGTAGTTAAAGATGAAAAATGGCAACCGGTTGATTAA
- the typA gene encoding translational GTPase TypA, with the protein MLRKDIRNVAIIAHVDHGKTTLVDAMLKQSGVFRANEVVAERILDSNDLERERGITILSKNTSIFYKGVKINIVDTPGHADFGAEVERILNMVDGVLLLVDAFEGPMPQTKYVLRKALEQNLKPIVVINKIDRPDQRVDEVLDEVLELFIDLDAPEPFLDFPVVYTSAKQGIAKLSMDENSSNLAPLFETLIKEIPIPDGDVEAPFQVLVTTLDHDEYIGRIAIGRVMRGKITNKQNVLVLNGYEERKAKISKLFTYEGLKRVEIQEAMFGDIIAICGIDEIKIGETIADPNEPEMLPGIYIDEPTVSMIFSVNNSPFAGQEGEFVTSRHLSERLFKELQTNLSLRVNPTESTDSFEVCGRGELHLSILIETMRREGYEFQVERPKVINKVINGEKCEPMEFLTVDVPKEYMGTVMDLLGRRKAELTNMIELAGYIRLEFIVPARGLIGFRSTFLTSTKGTGIMHHVFHGYAPYKGDVLQRQNGVLVSMETGQVTSYALSNLEDRGVLFVVPGTEVYKGMIVGENSKEVDLWVNPCKKKHLTNIRSATSDEAIRLNTPRIFSLEQALEYINDDELVEITPKSIRLRKKILNRNPRTG; encoded by the coding sequence TTGTTAAGAAAAGATATAAGAAATGTTGCAATAATAGCGCATGTTGATCATGGTAAAACCACTTTAGTTGACGCCATGTTAAAGCAAAGCGGTGTTTTTAGGGCTAACGAGGTTGTGGCAGAAAGGATTCTTGATTCAAACGACCTTGAAAGAGAAAGAGGAATAACAATATTATCTAAAAACACGTCAATTTTTTATAAAGGCGTGAAAATAAATATTGTAGATACCCCAGGGCATGCTGATTTTGGCGCTGAAGTTGAAAGGATTTTGAATATGGTGGATGGGGTTTTGTTACTTGTTGATGCATTTGAAGGGCCTATGCCTCAAACAAAATATGTTTTAAGAAAGGCTCTTGAACAAAACCTTAAGCCTATAGTTGTAATAAACAAGATAGATAGGCCAGATCAAAGAGTTGACGAGGTTTTGGACGAAGTATTGGAGTTATTTATCGATTTGGATGCTCCTGAGCCCTTTTTAGACTTTCCAGTTGTTTATACTTCTGCAAAACAAGGCATTGCCAAATTATCAATGGATGAAAATAGTTCAAATTTAGCGCCTCTCTTTGAAACACTTATAAAGGAAATCCCTATACCTGATGGCGATGTTGAGGCGCCCTTTCAGGTTCTTGTAACTACGTTGGATCACGATGAATATATAGGTAGAATTGCTATAGGGAGGGTAATGAGAGGTAAAATTACAAACAAACAAAACGTTTTGGTATTAAATGGATATGAAGAAAGAAAGGCTAAAATTAGCAAACTATTTACTTATGAGGGCCTTAAAAGAGTTGAAATTCAAGAAGCAATGTTTGGAGATATTATTGCAATATGTGGTATTGATGAAATTAAAATTGGAGAAACAATTGCTGATCCCAATGAACCTGAAATGTTGCCGGGCATTTATATTGACGAGCCAACTGTTTCTATGATTTTTTCAGTTAACAATAGTCCCTTTGCAGGACAAGAAGGCGAATTTGTAACCTCAAGACACTTAAGTGAAAGACTCTTTAAAGAGCTTCAAACTAATCTTAGTCTTAGAGTAAATCCAACAGAATCTACTGATTCATTTGAGGTATGTGGAAGAGGAGAACTTCACCTTTCTATATTAATTGAAACTATGAGAAGAGAAGGTTATGAATTTCAGGTTGAAAGGCCAAAGGTAATTAATAAGGTAATAAATGGTGAAAAATGTGAGCCAATGGAATTTTTGACTGTAGATGTGCCAAAGGAATATATGGGGACAGTAATGGATTTATTGGGCAGGAGAAAAGCAGAGCTAACCAATATGATAGAGTTGGCAGGATATATAAGACTTGAATTTATTGTACCAGCAAGAGGACTTATTGGATTTAGATCAACATTTTTGACCAGTACAAAGGGCACAGGTATTATGCATCACGTATTTCATGGCTATGCTCCTTATAAAGGAGATGTGTTGCAAAGACAAAATGGTGTTTTAGTTTCAATGGAGACCGGTCAGGTTACTTCGTATGCATTGTCAAACCTTGAAGACAGAGGGGTGTTGTTTGTAGTGCCTGGGACAGAAGTTTATAAGGGAATGATTGTAGGAGAAAATTCTAAAGAAGTAGATTTGTGGGTAAATCCGTGCAAGAAAAAACACCTTACAAATATACGTTCTGCTACTAGCGACGAAGCTATTAGGCTTAATACTCCAAGAATTTTTAGTCTTGAACAGGCTTTAGAGTACATTAACGATGATGAATTAGTAGAAATAACCCCAAAAAGTATTAGGTTGAGGAAAAAGATTCTTAATAGAAACCCAAGAACGGGTTGA
- the alr gene encoding alanine racemase produces MKPWLEIDLDAILSNYKIIKEYVKSDLIPVIKSNAYGMGLIPVANALKDVANLIAIGDIEEAQTLRRSGFEGNLLLIVPIFSREEAELCVEYNVFTAIDSFDMASFLSDIAKKSGKTVGVHVKVDIGMHRFGVKPEELDNFIKQISYLPNIQLMGIFSHFPLGLNLITEEQLILFDRISEKYKNLIVHLPNSQNTVENFESLKFIPRCGLLIYGAMPSDVKSFVLKNVVKLKANIVKIHDISAGQSWSYGYSYTAHKDSKIAVISIGYADGLKRALSNKWSAKVKGSICPLRGTINMNFSFVDITGVDNVRVGDEAILLDEDLKIEDMAKTIDTVPHEILVSFRESMKRIYV; encoded by the coding sequence ATGAAGCCATGGTTGGAAATTGATTTGGATGCAATTTTATCAAATTACAAAATAATAAAAGAATACGTAAAAAGCGATTTAATACCAGTCATAAAAAGCAATGCTTATGGAATGGGACTTATCCCTGTTGCCAATGCTTTAAAAGACGTTGCAAATCTGATTGCAATTGGCGATATAGAAGAGGCGCAAACGCTTAGACGCTCTGGATTTGAGGGCAATTTACTCTTAATAGTGCCTATTTTTTCTAGAGAAGAAGCTGAACTTTGTGTTGAATATAACGTTTTTACTGCTATTGACTCCTTTGATATGGCATCGTTTCTATCTGATATAGCGAAAAAGAGCGGTAAAACTGTAGGAGTCCATGTTAAAGTTGATATAGGCATGCACAGGTTCGGCGTGAAACCTGAAGAGTTAGACAACTTTATAAAGCAAATAAGTTATTTGCCAAATATACAACTAATGGGAATATTCTCACATTTTCCTCTTGGTTTAAACCTTATTACTGAAGAGCAGCTTATTCTTTTCGATAGGATTTCTGAAAAGTATAAAAACTTAATTGTTCATTTGCCAAACTCTCAAAATACTGTAGAAAATTTTGAATCTCTAAAGTTTATACCAAGGTGTGGTCTTCTAATTTATGGAGCTATGCCTTCTGATGTTAAAAGCTTTGTTCTAAAAAATGTTGTTAAGTTAAAAGCAAATATTGTAAAGATTCATGATATTAGTGCAGGGCAAAGTTGGTCCTATGGATATTCTTATACTGCTCATAAGGATTCAAAAATTGCAGTAATTTCAATTGGTTATGCTGATGGTTTGAAAAGAGCTCTTTCAAATAAGTGGAGCGCTAAAGTTAAGGGGAGTATATGCCCATTAAGGGGAACTATTAATATGAACTTTTCTTTTGTAGACATTACAGGCGTTGATAACGTTCGTGTGGGCGATGAGGCGATCTTGTTAGATGAGGATCTAAAGATAGAAGACATGGCTAAAACAATAGATACTGTACCTCATGAAATCCTTGTGTCATTCAGGGAGAGTATGAAAAGGATTTACGTTTAA